Below is a window of Mycobacterium dioxanotrophicus DNA.
CATCCTGCAGTCCGCAGGCCGCGGCGCGACGATGATCTTCACCCGCACCAAGCGCACCGCGCAGAAGGTGTCCGACGAACTCGCCGAGCGTGGGTTCAAGGTCGACGCCGTGCACGGCGACCTGGGCCAGGGCGCGCGGGAGAAGGCCCTGAAGTCGTTCCGCACCGGCGCCGTCGACGTGCTGGTGGCCACCGACGTGGCAGCGCGCGGGATCGACATCGACGACGTCACCCACGTCATCAACTACCAGTGCCCCGAGGACGAGCAGGCCTACGTGCACCGCATCGGGCGCACCGGCCGCGCAGGCAAAACCGGTGTCGCGATCACGCTGGTGGACTGGGACGAGCTGGAGCGCTGGGGAATGATCGACAAGGCGCTGAACCTGGGCTGCCCCGATCCTGCCGAGACCTATTCCAGCTCGCCGCACATCTATGAGGAACTGGGCATCCCGACCGATGCCACCGGCACGGTCGGCAGCCCGCGGCGCTCGGCCGCCAAGCGCGGCGACAAGGGCGAGAAGGCCGACAAGTCGGAGAAGCGCATCTCGTCGGCCGACTCCACCTCGGAGCGGCCCGCCAGGACCCGCACCCGGCGCCGGACCCGCGCCGGTAAGCCGGCGACCGGGCATCCCGAGGGGGTGACCACCGCGGCCGAGACGGCCGAGGCCGACGCGCCGGTGTCGGAATCCGACAACGGCGATGCCCCGGCTGCCGCACGGCGTCGCCGCCGGCGTCGCCCCCGCAAGACCGAAGCCGCCAGCGCCGGCTAGCTGACACGCGCCACCTATGGTCAAACCGGAACGTCGCACTCGTGGCGACATGGTGGCGGCTGCCGCAATCGTTGCGGTCATCGCCGTCGTCGCCGCCCTGATCTGGTGGACCAGCGACGAGCGGGCGACGGTCAGTCGTCCCGCCGCATCGCCGGTCCCCTATCTCACCTCGGCCCGCGAGGTACCGGCCGGGCTGCAGCAGCTGTGGACCGCGCCGAGTCCCAAGACCACGGTGCCGGTGATCGCCGGCGGGTCTGTGGTGACCGGGGACGGGCACACCGTCACCGGGCGTGACCCGGTCAGCGGCGCAACGCTGTGGAGCTACGCCCGTGACCTCGAACTGTGCGGCGTGACCTCGGTGTATCAGTACGCGGTCGCCGTATACCCGGACAGCCGCGGCTGCGGGCAGGTCAGCACCATCGACGGCAAGACCGGCCGCCGTGGACCCGCCCGCAGCAGCTACTCCGATCCCGAGGTGCGCCTGTCCTCCGACGGCACCACGGTGCTCTCGGCCGGGGACAGCCGTCTGGAGATGTGGCGCTCGGACATGGTCCGGATGTTGTCCTACGGGTCGCTCGACGCCCGCATCAAACCCGATGTGCCCGCGTCGCCGGTATGCCGGTTGGTGTCGGCGGCGGCCAGTTCATCGGCGGTGTCGGTGCTCGAATCCTGCCCCAAGCGGGCCGATCTGCGGCTGACGCTGCTGCGGCCCGCCGACGAGGAGGACCAGCCCGACATCAGGAACGTGGAGCTGCCGGGCGTCGCCGACGATTCGGGTGCCCAGGTGATCGCCGTGGCGGACACCACCACGGCGATCTACGTGCCGACGCCGAAGCCGACCGTCAACATCGTCGACCGCAACGGCGCCACGATCGCCAGCACGCTGCTCCCCGGCCCGCCGAGCCCGCAGGCCACCGCCAGTCGCACCGGGGACCTGGTCACCTGGTGGACGGGCAATTCGGTGTTGGTGTTCGACGCCAACGGGCTGCGCTACAAATACACCGTCAGCCCCGCGGGCGCAGCCAACCCGGTCGGACCTGCCACGGAGATGGCCGGGCGCCTGCTGGTCCCGGTCAGCGACGGTTACGACGTCTTCGATCCCGTCACCGGTGCCGGGGAACGACACATCGCGCTGGTCCGCCAACCGAGTCCCCTGCCGGTGGTACCCGCGGTGGCCGGGTCGACCTTGCTGGAGCAGCGCGGCGACGAACTCGTCGCGCTCGGCCCGGCGTAACGAAGCGGCCGCCGGTCAACCGAGGTCGATGACGATGACGCTGGTGTTGTCGCTGCCCCCGGCGTTGTTGGCCACCTCGATCAGCTGCCGGACCGCCGTCTCGGGCTCCGTCGCGGTGGCCGCATCGGCGATGGCGGACTCGTCCGCCGCGGCGAACAGCCCGTCACTGCTGATCAGCAGGCGATCGCCGGGCCGGCAATCGAGGTCGGCGACGTCGACGCGGATCACCGACCCGATGCCCAGCGCACGGGTCAGCAGATGGCGCTGAGGGTGGAACCGGGCTTCCTCGCGGGTGATCTCCCCGGCCTGCACCAACTCACCGGCCACACTGTGATCGGCTGTGAGCTGTTCCATGCGGCCGTCGCGGATGCGGTACAGCGGTGAGTCGCCGATGTTGACGACCATCGGTCCGCCCTGTTCGTCGTCGAACATCGCGACCGCGGTCAGCGTGCATCCCGAGCTGGCACCGTCCGACGTGACATGCGTGCACACCTGCTCGTTGGCCCGGCGCACCGCGGCCAGCAGCCCGTCGCGGTGGGGTGCGGCCAGGAAACCGGCCCGCAGGGTGTCGAGGGCCAGCCTGCTGGCCTGGTCGCCGACCACGCCGAAGCCGTCGGCGATCGCGTAGAGCGCTCCCTCGACCAGCACCGCGTCCTGGTTACTGACCCGGACCGGGCCCTGATCGGTGGCCGTCGCGGCCGCGAGCACTCTCGCCATGAGGACCGGCTACACCACCTCGGGAGTGAAGGTGGCCATCGCTTTCCCGGACTTCCAGTACTTGCGCAGCGCCTCGGCCAACTCCCGATAGGCCTCGGCGCCCTTGTTCTTACGGCCGGCCAGCACTGAGGCACCCGACGCGGTCGCCTCGGCGAACCGCACGGTGCGCGGAATCGGCGGCGCCAGTACCGGCAACTGGTAGCGGTCGGCCACGTCGAGGAGCACGTCGCGGCTGTGGGTGGTGCGCGAATCGTAGAGCGTGGGCAGGGCGCCCAGCAGGGTCAGATCGGAGTTGGTGATCTGCTGGACATCGGTGATGGTGCGCAGGAACTGCCCGACACCGCGGTGCGCCAGCGTCTCGCACTGCAGCGGAACGATCACCTCGTCGGCAGCGGTCAGCCCGTTGAGGGTCAGCACGCCCAGCGACGGCGGGCAGTCGATGATCACCACATCAAACTGCTCGGCCACCTTGGCCAGGGCCCGTTTGAGCGCATATTCGCGGCCGGCTCGCATCAACAGCATGGCCTCGGCGCCCGCCAGGTCGATGTTGGCGGGCAACAGCGTCATGCCTTCGTCGGTCTGCACCAGCGCCGCGTCCGGCTCGACCTCCCCGAGCAGCACCTCGTGCACCGACACCGGAAGCTTGTCGGGATCCTGGCCAAGCGAGAACGTCAAACATCCCTGCGGGTCCAGGTCGACCAGCAGCACGCGCTGACCGAGTTCGACCATCGCCGCTCCCAACGACGCCACCGTCGTCGTCTTCGCTACCCCACCCTTTTGATTGGCGACCGCTAGTACCCGCGTCACGCCTTCCATCCAAGCACGCTCCCGGCGGGTGCCGTCGGACGTGCGGCAGAATCGCCGTATGACCGCCCCACAGCACCGACTTATGCTGCTCCGTCACGGCGAGACCGAATGGTCCAAATCAGGTCAACACACCGGCCGCACCGATCTCGATCTCACCGATACCGGACGAGAGCAGGCCAAGTCGGCAGCCGCGGTGCTGGCCGATCTGCAGTTGCAGGACCCGGTCGTGATCTGCAGCCCGCGGCGTCGCGCGCTGGAGACGGCCGAATTGGCCGGCCTGACCATCGACGAGGTGTCTGGACTGCTCGCCGAATGGGATTACGGCGAGTACGAGGGCCTGACTCCGCAGCAGATCCATGCGATGGTGCCGGACTGGACGGTGTGGACGCATGGCGGCCCCGGTGGGGAAAGCCCGGCCGACGTCACTGCCCGCGCGGACCAGGCGATCGAGCTGGCGTTGGGATACCTCGAAACCCGGGACGTCGTCTTCGTCGGGCACGGTCATTTCTCCCGGTCGGTGCTGGTCCGCTGGGTCGAGCTGCCGATAGCCGAGGGTATCCGCTTCATGATGGACACGGCCTCGGTCGCGGTATGCGGTTTCAAAGACGGTAGGCGGCAGCTCAATGCGCTCGGTCTCAGCGGCCGCACCAATCCGTGCCTGCCGTCGCACTGAACCCGGGGTTCGTGCTGGCCGGGCCGTCGGGGGCGCTGGTCACCGAGGGCGTGCGGACCGGTTATTCGCGGATTCCCGACGCGCAATCGGCACTGCGCTCCGGTGCGGCGTCAATCATTGTGGGCGCGTTGCCCTTTGACACCACACAACCGGCCGCTCTGCAGGAACCGATGACGGTCCACCGCGCCGAGGCACTGCCCGACTGGCCGGCCGGGCCGACGCCTTCGGTGACGTCGCGCGAGACCCTGCCCGCCAGTGGGGTGCACCGCGACCGGGTGGCCGAGGCGGTGGCGCGCCTGCGGGATCCGGACACTGCGCTGGACAAGGTGGTGCTGGCCCGGGCGCTGCGGCTCACCGCGGACGGCGCATGGGACCCGCGCGCCGTGCTGCGCAGGTTGGCCGACGCCGATCCGGCCGCCACGGTGTACCTCGCGGACCTGTCGCCCGCCGGCCCGCGATACACCGGAACCGTTTTGGTGGGAGCCAGCCCCGAACTGCTGGTCGCCCGCCGGGGCGACACGGTGATCTGCCAGCCGTTCGCCGGTTCGGCGCCACGGTCGGCCGATCCGGCCACCGACCGCGCCAACGCCGACGCGCTGGCAGCGTCGGCGAAGAACCGCCACGAGCACCAACTGGTCGTCGACGTCATGCGCAAGGCCCTCGATCCGCTGTGCGTGGACCTGCAGATCGCCGCCGAACCCGAATTGCACGGCACGGACGCCCTGTGGCACCTGAGCACCCCGATGCGCGGGCGGTTGCGCGGAAAAGACATCACCGCAATCGATCTCGCGCTCGCCCTGCACCCCA
It encodes the following:
- a CDS encoding DEAD/DEAH box helicase; this encodes MTHLNKTFAELGVRDEIVRALAENGIVHPFAIQELTLPLALAGSDLIGQARTGMGKTFAFGVPLLHRVAGDESRPLTGAPRALVVVPTRELCLQVYDDLAAASKYLTADTGTASERPFSVTSIYGGRPYEPQIEALRKGVDVVVGTPGRLLDLAQQGHLQLGGLSVLVLDEADEMLDLGFLPDIERILRLTPDDRQSMLFSATMPDPIITLARTFMNQPTHIRAEAPHSAATHDTTEQFAYRAHALDKSELVSRILQSAGRGATMIFTRTKRTAQKVSDELAERGFKVDAVHGDLGQGAREKALKSFRTGAVDVLVATDVAARGIDIDDVTHVINYQCPEDEQAYVHRIGRTGRAGKTGVAITLVDWDELERWGMIDKALNLGCPDPAETYSSSPHIYEELGIPTDATGTVGSPRRSAAKRGDKGEKADKSEKRISSADSTSERPARTRTRRRTRAGKPATGHPEGVTTAAETAEADAPVSESDNGDAPAAARRRRRRRPRKTEAASAG
- a CDS encoding Rv3212 family protein, yielding MVKPERRTRGDMVAAAAIVAVIAVVAALIWWTSDERATVSRPAASPVPYLTSAREVPAGLQQLWTAPSPKTTVPVIAGGSVVTGDGHTVTGRDPVSGATLWSYARDLELCGVTSVYQYAVAVYPDSRGCGQVSTIDGKTGRRGPARSSYSDPEVRLSSDGTTVLSAGDSRLEMWRSDMVRMLSYGSLDARIKPDVPASPVCRLVSAAASSSAVSVLESCPKRADLRLTLLRPADEEDQPDIRNVELPGVADDSGAQVIAVADTTTAIYVPTPKPTVNIVDRNGATIASTLLPGPPSPQATASRTGDLVTWWTGNSVLVFDANGLRYKYTVSPAGAANPVGPATEMAGRLLVPVSDGYDVFDPVTGAGERHIALVRQPSPLPVVPAVAGSTLLEQRGDELVALGPA
- a CDS encoding PP2C family protein-serine/threonine phosphatase codes for the protein MARVLAAATATDQGPVRVSNQDAVLVEGALYAIADGFGVVGDQASRLALDTLRAGFLAAPHRDGLLAAVRRANEQVCTHVTSDGASSGCTLTAVAMFDDEQGGPMVVNIGDSPLYRIRDGRMEQLTADHSVAGELVQAGEITREEARFHPQRHLLTRALGIGSVIRVDVADLDCRPGDRLLISSDGLFAAADESAIADAATATEPETAVRQLIEVANNAGGSDNTSVIVIDLG
- a CDS encoding ParA family protein → MEGVTRVLAVANQKGGVAKTTTVASLGAAMVELGQRVLLVDLDPQGCLTFSLGQDPDKLPVSVHEVLLGEVEPDAALVQTDEGMTLLPANIDLAGAEAMLLMRAGREYALKRALAKVAEQFDVVIIDCPPSLGVLTLNGLTAADEVIVPLQCETLAHRGVGQFLRTITDVQQITNSDLTLLGALPTLYDSRTTHSRDVLLDVADRYQLPVLAPPIPRTVRFAEATASGASVLAGRKNKGAEAYRELAEALRKYWKSGKAMATFTPEVV
- a CDS encoding acid phosphatase, with the protein product MTAPQHRLMLLRHGETEWSKSGQHTGRTDLDLTDTGREQAKSAAAVLADLQLQDPVVICSPRRRALETAELAGLTIDEVSGLLAEWDYGEYEGLTPQQIHAMVPDWTVWTHGGPGGESPADVTARADQAIELALGYLETRDVVFVGHGHFSRSVLVRWVELPIAEGIRFMMDTASVAVCGFKDGRRQLNALGLSGRTNPCLPSH
- a CDS encoding isochorismate synthase, which gives rise to MPAVALNPGFVLAGPSGALVTEGVRTGYSRIPDAQSALRSGAASIIVGALPFDTTQPAALQEPMTVHRAEALPDWPAGPTPSVTSRETLPASGVHRDRVAEAVARLRDPDTALDKVVLARALRLTADGAWDPRAVLRRLADADPAATVYLADLSPAGPRYTGTVLVGASPELLVARRGDTVICQPFAGSAPRSADPATDRANADALAASAKNRHEHQLVVDVMRKALDPLCVDLQIAAEPELHGTDALWHLSTPMRGRLRGKDITAIDLALALHPTPAVGGVPTDTAATLIGELEGDRGFYAGAVGWCDADGDGRWVVSIRCAVLSADRREALAHAGGGIVAESDPDDEVDETTTKFRTILKGLGAA